The Xanthobacter flavus genome includes a window with the following:
- the modD gene encoding ModD protein produces MTYRWWTQAMVDALLAEDAPYGDLTTESLGLAGHAARLSMAVRGDTTLCGVELAAELFRAAGASANLLAASGARVPKGDTFLLAEGAAGPIFRAWKVAQTLVEYLSGIATLTADIVAAARAVSPEVAVVTTRKTLPGAKAQMIAAIRAGGAFPHRLGLSETLLLFPEHAAFLADPAEGIAQLRRQAPEKKVVVEVKTLEEAEAVLAAGPDVLQCEKMTPDEIRQVVAVTLARAPGTKVAAAGGVNLSNAAAYAAAGAHVLVTSAPYWAKPADVKVVIGPA; encoded by the coding sequence CCGCTGGTGGACGCAGGCCATGGTGGACGCCCTCCTCGCCGAGGATGCGCCTTATGGCGACCTGACGACCGAGAGCCTCGGCCTCGCCGGGCATGCCGCGCGCCTCTCCATGGCGGTGCGCGGCGACACCACGCTGTGCGGCGTGGAACTGGCGGCCGAGCTTTTTCGCGCCGCCGGGGCCTCGGCCAACCTTTTGGCGGCGAGTGGGGCGCGGGTGCCGAAGGGCGACACTTTCCTCCTCGCCGAGGGTGCGGCCGGTCCCATCTTCCGGGCCTGGAAGGTGGCGCAGACGCTGGTGGAATATCTCTCCGGCATCGCCACCCTCACCGCCGACATCGTGGCCGCCGCGCGTGCGGTTTCGCCCGAGGTGGCGGTGGTGACGACGCGCAAGACCCTGCCCGGCGCCAAGGCGCAGATGATCGCCGCCATCCGTGCCGGCGGCGCCTTTCCGCACCGGCTCGGCCTGTCGGAAACCCTCCTGCTCTTTCCCGAACACGCCGCCTTCCTCGCCGATCCTGCCGAGGGCATCGCGCAGCTGCGCCGGCAGGCGCCGGAGAAGAAGGTGGTGGTGGAGGTGAAGACGCTGGAGGAGGCGGAAGCCGTGCTTGCCGCGGGCCCGGACGTGCTCCAGTGCGAGAAGATGACGCCGGACGAGATCCGGCAGGTGGTGGCCGTCACCCTCGCGCGAGCGCCCGGCACCAAGGTGGCGGCGGCGGGCGGCGTCAACCTCTCCAACGCCGCCGCCTATGCCGCGGCCGGCGCCCATGTGCTGGTGACCTCCGCGCCCTATTGGGCCAAGCCCGCCGACGTGAAGGTGGTGATCGGCCCGGCCTGA